A genomic window from Diospyros lotus cultivar Yz01 chromosome 2, ASM1463336v1, whole genome shotgun sequence includes:
- the LOC127796061 gene encoding uncharacterized protein LOC127796061 isoform X2, whose protein sequence is MATSAFKSATKRTPMGSASSTDDCGSSSKAHRRSRSLSRFSRPKPEPPSEGDGPAPRGRFVNTVRGSGFPEISLDDLAIEFFKDSATERESDRGRSARRFSEVSPAGAENASSQRRGRSVSRQSSRIVDGKSSSRHASSGGTVASDANSRRRRSVSVIRYQISDSENSGNHANTKCVNYGSSQMPSFQRPTASSHRRLGRSLSQKDLSKMQDGYSSHSSALTDDDTKDGRFGKNMAEKTIWTVYAQKKAEHTTGDDVNGLYQVMRKELRHAVDEIRTELAMAGKTPALASAKYRQSDKKDARQAVSTIRKTYATKLEQSEKCQQDLLAEIAFEEQRGRESSKIMKELLPDPRSSTAAQKPMRIRKRSNDKNRVSTKLAEEAEKYLEDFISNVEDTDISSFDGERSDTSSTLGAVRTRETSLYSAESENFQSPAGSNSLPVEMEGVILPWLKWETSNDSSPFPSKNKKELPVTPKNRFWDALQGAISAQESSSRSTSSRGSWSPALDTLTSSTRESNRSKKELTCHQWPEFDMERYTELEKEEDLLFERWREQSRLNCGGMLLCSNAFI, encoded by the exons ATGGCGACATCGGCGTTCAAATCAGCTACGAAGAGAACTCCGATGGGAAGCGCATCAAGCACGGACGACTGCGGTTCCTCCAGCAAGGCTCACCGTCGCTCGAGGAGTCTCAGCCGGTTCTCTCGGCCGAAGCCGGAGCCGCCGTCCGAGGGGGATGGTCCGGCGCCCAGGGGTAGGTTTGTGAACACGGTCAGAGGGTCGGGATTTCCTGAGATCAGCCTCGATGATCTTGCCATCGAGTTCTTCAAGGACTCCGCGACGGAGAGGGAGAGCGACAGAGGCCGGTCGGCTCGCCGGTTTTCCGAAGTCAGTCCTGCAGGTGCAGAAAATGCATCTTCGCAGAGGCGGGGGAGGTCGGTGTCGAGACAGAGCTCACGAATTGTCGATGGAAAGAGTAGTTCGCGTCACGCTTCTAGTGGTGGGACGGTGGCTTCTGATGCTAATTCCAGGAGGAGGCGGTCCGTTTCGGTGATTCGGTATCAAATTAGCGATTCTGAG AATTCTGGCAATCATGCTAATACGAAGTGTGTCAACTACGGAAGCAGCCAGATGCCTTCCTTTCAGAGGCCAACAGCTTCAAGTCATCGGCGACTTGGAAGGTCTCTCAGCCAAAAAGATCTATCAAAGATGCAAGATGGCTATTCG AGCCATTCTTCTGCATTAACTGATGATGACACAAAAGATGGCCGTTTTGGTAAAAATATGGCCGAGAAGACAATCTGGACAGTTTATGCACAGAAAAAG GCAGAGCACACCACTGGGGACGATGTGAATGGGTTGTATCAAGTAATGCGAAAAGAACTTAGACATGCTGTTGATGAAATCAGAACAGAACTT GCAATGGCAGGAAAAACCCCTGCTTTAGCAAGTGCTAAGTATCGGCAGTCTGACAAAAAAGATGCTCGTCAGGCTGTTTCTACAATCAGGAAAACTTACGCAACAAAATTGGAACAG TCAGAAAAATGTCAGCAAGATCTTTTAGCTGAGATAGCATTTGAGGAGCAACGTGGTAGGGAATCCTCGAAGATTATGAAAGAATTGCTTCCTGATCCAAGGAGCTCCACTGCCGCACAAAAGCCAATGCGAATCAGAAAG AGGAGCAACGACAAGAATAGAGTGTCCACGAAATTGGCTGAAGAGGCAGAGAAATACTTAGAGGACTTCATATCAAATGTTGAAGACACGGACATCTCTTCATTTGATGGTGAAAGGAGCGATACAAGTTCAACATTGGGAGCCGTAAGGACCAGAGAGACTTCATTGTATTCTGCAGAATCAGAAAACTTTCAAAGTCCAGCAGGTTCTAATTCTCTTCCTGTTGAAATGGAGGGCGTTATTCTTCCTTGGTTGAAATGGGAGACCAGCAATGATAGTTCCCCTTTTCCATCGAAGAATAAGAAAGAGCTTCCTGTGACTCCAAAGAATAGATTTTGGGATGCACTTCAG GGAGCAATTTCAGCGCAAGAATCAAGCTCTCGTTCAACTAGCAGTCGTGGGAGCTGGAGCCCAGCCCTCGATACCCTGACATCGAGCACCAGAGAAAGTAATAGGAGCAAGAAAGAGCTCACTTGTCACCAATGGCCGGAATTTGACATGGAAAGGTATACCGAACTTGAAAAGGAGGAAGATCTTCTGTTTGAAAGATGGAGAGAACAGAGTAGACTCAATTGTGGTGGTATGTTACTTTGTAGTAATGCCTTTATTTAG
- the LOC127796061 gene encoding uncharacterized protein LOC127796061 isoform X1: protein MATSAFKSATKRTPMGSASSTDDCGSSSKAHRRSRSLSRFSRPKPEPPSEGDGPAPRGRFVNTVRGSGFPEISLDDLAIEFFKDSATERESDRGRSARRFSEVSPAGAENASSQRRGRSVSRQSSRIVDGKSSSRHASSGGTVASDANSRRRRSVSVIRYQISDSESDVDLSQNSGNHANTKCVNYGSSQMPSFQRPTASSHRRLGRSLSQKDLSKMQDGYSSHSSALTDDDTKDGRFGKNMAEKTIWTVYAQKKAEHTTGDDVNGLYQVMRKELRHAVDEIRTELAMAGKTPALASAKYRQSDKKDARQAVSTIRKTYATKLEQSEKCQQDLLAEIAFEEQRGRESSKIMKELLPDPRSSTAAQKPMRIRKRSNDKNRVSTKLAEEAEKYLEDFISNVEDTDISSFDGERSDTSSTLGAVRTRETSLYSAESENFQSPAGSNSLPVEMEGVILPWLKWETSNDSSPFPSKNKKELPVTPKNRFWDALQGAISAQESSSRSTSSRGSWSPALDTLTSSTRESNRSKKELTCHQWPEFDMERYTELEKEEDLLFERWREQSRLNCGGMLLCSNAFI, encoded by the exons ATGGCGACATCGGCGTTCAAATCAGCTACGAAGAGAACTCCGATGGGAAGCGCATCAAGCACGGACGACTGCGGTTCCTCCAGCAAGGCTCACCGTCGCTCGAGGAGTCTCAGCCGGTTCTCTCGGCCGAAGCCGGAGCCGCCGTCCGAGGGGGATGGTCCGGCGCCCAGGGGTAGGTTTGTGAACACGGTCAGAGGGTCGGGATTTCCTGAGATCAGCCTCGATGATCTTGCCATCGAGTTCTTCAAGGACTCCGCGACGGAGAGGGAGAGCGACAGAGGCCGGTCGGCTCGCCGGTTTTCCGAAGTCAGTCCTGCAGGTGCAGAAAATGCATCTTCGCAGAGGCGGGGGAGGTCGGTGTCGAGACAGAGCTCACGAATTGTCGATGGAAAGAGTAGTTCGCGTCACGCTTCTAGTGGTGGGACGGTGGCTTCTGATGCTAATTCCAGGAGGAGGCGGTCCGTTTCGGTGATTCGGTATCAAATTAGCGATTCTGAG AGTGATGTAGATCTTTCTCAGAATTCTGGCAATCATGCTAATACGAAGTGTGTCAACTACGGAAGCAGCCAGATGCCTTCCTTTCAGAGGCCAACAGCTTCAAGTCATCGGCGACTTGGAAGGTCTCTCAGCCAAAAAGATCTATCAAAGATGCAAGATGGCTATTCG AGCCATTCTTCTGCATTAACTGATGATGACACAAAAGATGGCCGTTTTGGTAAAAATATGGCCGAGAAGACAATCTGGACAGTTTATGCACAGAAAAAG GCAGAGCACACCACTGGGGACGATGTGAATGGGTTGTATCAAGTAATGCGAAAAGAACTTAGACATGCTGTTGATGAAATCAGAACAGAACTT GCAATGGCAGGAAAAACCCCTGCTTTAGCAAGTGCTAAGTATCGGCAGTCTGACAAAAAAGATGCTCGTCAGGCTGTTTCTACAATCAGGAAAACTTACGCAACAAAATTGGAACAG TCAGAAAAATGTCAGCAAGATCTTTTAGCTGAGATAGCATTTGAGGAGCAACGTGGTAGGGAATCCTCGAAGATTATGAAAGAATTGCTTCCTGATCCAAGGAGCTCCACTGCCGCACAAAAGCCAATGCGAATCAGAAAG AGGAGCAACGACAAGAATAGAGTGTCCACGAAATTGGCTGAAGAGGCAGAGAAATACTTAGAGGACTTCATATCAAATGTTGAAGACACGGACATCTCTTCATTTGATGGTGAAAGGAGCGATACAAGTTCAACATTGGGAGCCGTAAGGACCAGAGAGACTTCATTGTATTCTGCAGAATCAGAAAACTTTCAAAGTCCAGCAGGTTCTAATTCTCTTCCTGTTGAAATGGAGGGCGTTATTCTTCCTTGGTTGAAATGGGAGACCAGCAATGATAGTTCCCCTTTTCCATCGAAGAATAAGAAAGAGCTTCCTGTGACTCCAAAGAATAGATTTTGGGATGCACTTCAG GGAGCAATTTCAGCGCAAGAATCAAGCTCTCGTTCAACTAGCAGTCGTGGGAGCTGGAGCCCAGCCCTCGATACCCTGACATCGAGCACCAGAGAAAGTAATAGGAGCAAGAAAGAGCTCACTTGTCACCAATGGCCGGAATTTGACATGGAAAGGTATACCGAACTTGAAAAGGAGGAAGATCTTCTGTTTGAAAGATGGAGAGAACAGAGTAGACTCAATTGTGGTGGTATGTTACTTTGTAGTAATGCCTTTATTTAG
- the LOC127795653 gene encoding uncharacterized protein LOC127795653: protein MNWISYTAVSSHPVEFCAVPRRQIGLIIMTKRQAADSRENRRPPPPQQQQHHHQLLRAQTAQCDKGKASKFKRSSSNLEQDGASTAILLLACIALAPPS from the coding sequence ATGAATTGGATTTCCTACACAGCAGTGAGCAGCCACCCAGTTGAGTTCTGTGCAGTTCCAAGAAGACAGATTGGTCTCATCATCATGACGAAGAGGCAAGCAGCAGATAGCAGAGAGAACCGCCGTCCGCCGCCGcctcagcagcagcagcaccaCCACCAGTTGCTGAGGGCGCAGACCGCACAATGCGACAAAGGGAAGGCCAGCAAGTTCAAGAGGAGCAGCTCCAACCTTGAGCAAGATGGCGCTTCCACTGCCATTCTTCTGCTTGCTTGCATAGCCTTGGCTCCTCCTAGCTAG
- the LOC127796061 gene encoding uncharacterized protein LOC127796061 isoform X3, producing MATSAFKSATKRTPMGSASSTDDCGSSSKAHRRSRSLSRFSRPKPEPPSEGDGPAPRGRFVNTVRGSGFPEISLDDLAIEFFKDSATERESDRGRSARRFSEVSPAGAENASSQRRGRSVSRQSSRIVDGKSSSRHASSGGTVASDANSRRRRSVSVIRYQISDSESDVDLSQNSGNHANTKCVNYGSSQMPSFQRPTASSHRRLGRSLSQKDLSKMQDGYSSHSSALTDDDTKDGRFGKNMAEKTIWTVYAQKKAEHTTGDDVNGLYQAMAGKTPALASAKYRQSDKKDARQAVSTIRKTYATKLEQSEKCQQDLLAEIAFEEQRGRESSKIMKELLPDPRSSTAAQKPMRIRKRSNDKNRVSTKLAEEAEKYLEDFISNVEDTDISSFDGERSDTSSTLGAVRTRETSLYSAESENFQSPAGSNSLPVEMEGVILPWLKWETSNDSSPFPSKNKKELPVTPKNRFWDALQGAISAQESSSRSTSSRGSWSPALDTLTSSTRESNRSKKELTCHQWPEFDMERYTELEKEEDLLFERWREQSRLNCGGMLLCSNAFI from the exons ATGGCGACATCGGCGTTCAAATCAGCTACGAAGAGAACTCCGATGGGAAGCGCATCAAGCACGGACGACTGCGGTTCCTCCAGCAAGGCTCACCGTCGCTCGAGGAGTCTCAGCCGGTTCTCTCGGCCGAAGCCGGAGCCGCCGTCCGAGGGGGATGGTCCGGCGCCCAGGGGTAGGTTTGTGAACACGGTCAGAGGGTCGGGATTTCCTGAGATCAGCCTCGATGATCTTGCCATCGAGTTCTTCAAGGACTCCGCGACGGAGAGGGAGAGCGACAGAGGCCGGTCGGCTCGCCGGTTTTCCGAAGTCAGTCCTGCAGGTGCAGAAAATGCATCTTCGCAGAGGCGGGGGAGGTCGGTGTCGAGACAGAGCTCACGAATTGTCGATGGAAAGAGTAGTTCGCGTCACGCTTCTAGTGGTGGGACGGTGGCTTCTGATGCTAATTCCAGGAGGAGGCGGTCCGTTTCGGTGATTCGGTATCAAATTAGCGATTCTGAG AGTGATGTAGATCTTTCTCAGAATTCTGGCAATCATGCTAATACGAAGTGTGTCAACTACGGAAGCAGCCAGATGCCTTCCTTTCAGAGGCCAACAGCTTCAAGTCATCGGCGACTTGGAAGGTCTCTCAGCCAAAAAGATCTATCAAAGATGCAAGATGGCTATTCG AGCCATTCTTCTGCATTAACTGATGATGACACAAAAGATGGCCGTTTTGGTAAAAATATGGCCGAGAAGACAATCTGGACAGTTTATGCACAGAAAAAG GCAGAGCACACCACTGGGGACGATGTGAATGGGTTGTATCAA GCAATGGCAGGAAAAACCCCTGCTTTAGCAAGTGCTAAGTATCGGCAGTCTGACAAAAAAGATGCTCGTCAGGCTGTTTCTACAATCAGGAAAACTTACGCAACAAAATTGGAACAG TCAGAAAAATGTCAGCAAGATCTTTTAGCTGAGATAGCATTTGAGGAGCAACGTGGTAGGGAATCCTCGAAGATTATGAAAGAATTGCTTCCTGATCCAAGGAGCTCCACTGCCGCACAAAAGCCAATGCGAATCAGAAAG AGGAGCAACGACAAGAATAGAGTGTCCACGAAATTGGCTGAAGAGGCAGAGAAATACTTAGAGGACTTCATATCAAATGTTGAAGACACGGACATCTCTTCATTTGATGGTGAAAGGAGCGATACAAGTTCAACATTGGGAGCCGTAAGGACCAGAGAGACTTCATTGTATTCTGCAGAATCAGAAAACTTTCAAAGTCCAGCAGGTTCTAATTCTCTTCCTGTTGAAATGGAGGGCGTTATTCTTCCTTGGTTGAAATGGGAGACCAGCAATGATAGTTCCCCTTTTCCATCGAAGAATAAGAAAGAGCTTCCTGTGACTCCAAAGAATAGATTTTGGGATGCACTTCAG GGAGCAATTTCAGCGCAAGAATCAAGCTCTCGTTCAACTAGCAGTCGTGGGAGCTGGAGCCCAGCCCTCGATACCCTGACATCGAGCACCAGAGAAAGTAATAGGAGCAAGAAAGAGCTCACTTGTCACCAATGGCCGGAATTTGACATGGAAAGGTATACCGAACTTGAAAAGGAGGAAGATCTTCTGTTTGAAAGATGGAGAGAACAGAGTAGACTCAATTGTGGTGGTATGTTACTTTGTAGTAATGCCTTTATTTAG